In Magnolia sinica isolate HGM2019 chromosome 12, MsV1, whole genome shotgun sequence, a single genomic region encodes these proteins:
- the LOC131220354 gene encoding transcription factor bHLH52-like: MVLSYRSNLAAFQNINPEMATLLHSDTSRDLCFCDSCVVLNALIDPFFNPDDFIQFENSTHLLPQFSTTDPLLNFPPEIFPADEFEFNYCPKRIKSNSDFQSPDFTFGSSMGSWYSSPEFSSEFILSPAEFQIPVMGFPNGFDGSKKSIGTSVSAQSVAARQRRKKISEKTQELGKLIPGGNKLNTAEMFHAAFKYVKFLQAQVGILELMGPTQMQESKVATDVEGLNILLSSPRIQEKLYEEEKCMVPKGLVQALAKDQEIQSRPSISRDLDLLVQSMGC; the protein is encoded by the exons ATGGTGTTGAGCTACCGTTCGAACTTGGCTGCATTTCAGAATATAAATCCAGAAATGGCTACTCTTCTGCACTCAGACACATCAAGAGATCTCTGTTTCTGCGACAGCTGCGTTGTTCTGAATGCATTAATCGACCCGTTCTTCAATCCAGACGACTTCATCCAGTTCGAAAACAGCACCCATCTCCTTCCACAATTCTCTACCACAGACCCTTTACTCAATTTCCCACCTGAAATCTTCCCGGCTGATGAATTTGAATTCAATTACTGCCCAAAACGAATTAAGAGCAATAGCGACTTCCAATCACCGGATTTCACGTTCGGTTCGTCGATGGGGAGTTGGTATTCCTCACCTGAGTTCTCGTCGGAGTTCATACTCTCTCCAGCCGAGTTTCAAATTCCAGTGATGGGTTTTCCCAATGGCTTCGATGGCTCGAAGAAATCGATCGGAACATCAGTGTCGGCGCAGAGTGTAGCCGCACggcagaggaggaagaagatcagTGAAAAGACTCAAGAGCTTGGGAAGCTTATTCCCGGTGGGAATAAGTTAAATACAGCTGAGATGTTTCATGCAGCTTTCAAGTATGTGAAGTTCTTGCAAGCACAGGTTGGGATTCTTGAACTGATGGGCCCCACTCAG ATGCAGGAATCTAAGGTAGCAACAGATGTGGAAGGGCTCAATATCCTCCTATCATCTCCAAGAATACAGGAGAAGCTTTATGAAGAAGAGAAATGCATGGTCCCAAAAGGACTAGTTCAAGCACTTGCAAAAGATCAAGAGAttcaatcaagaccgtccatttCCAGGGACCTTGATCTCTTGGTCCAATCAATGGGATGTTGA
- the LOC131220860 gene encoding uncharacterized protein LOC131220860 — MIMLEGAKATTETVDALRTGASAMKSIQISLYQDPVCMMIVFLKELWLDVKDSNLFQKQIHFQQLISYSEIKFGLEQSKVFLSISLSLIIWLNSSGEDSLMERMMISSVFHSLVVQHLNCFFELARNQI; from the exons ATGATTATGCTTGAAGGTGCAAAGGCAACAACAGAAACTGTAGATGCTCTGAGGACAGGAGCATCAGCAATGAAGTCTATCCAGATCTCTTT GTATCAAGACCCAGTATGCATGATGATTGTTTTCTTGAAGGAGCTGTGGCTAGATGTAAAGGACTCAAATTTATTTCAG AAACAGATTCATTTCCAACAGCTGATAAGCTATTCCGAAATAAAATTTGGGTTGGAACAGTCGAAG GTCTTCCTGTCTATTTCATTGAGCCTCATCATCTGGCTAAATTCTTCTGGAGAGGACAGTTTAATGGAGAGAATGATGATTTCAAGTGTTTTTCATTCTTTAGTCGTGCAGCACTTGAATTGCTTCTTCGAGCTAGCAAGAAACCAGATATAA
- the LOC131221980 gene encoding uncharacterized protein LOC131221980 produces the protein MEGFCFSCFVEDKLGEKWIQLRSKHGEKEEIKVEVTMFDGSVPAARPGNDGNSDDVKLHISLIVDVLKGENCDVLEFICSVWSDSLEIQKVFMLKRDQMVAKPYIRPNFK, from the exons ATGGAAGGGTTCTGCTTTAGCTGCTTCG TTGAAGATAAGCTGGGAGAGAAATGGATCCAATTGAGGAGTAAACACGGTGAGAAGGAAGAGATTAAAGTTGAAGTTACGATGTTTGATGGCTCCGTTCCTGCTGCGAGACCGGGTAATGATGGCAACAGTGATGATGTTAAGCTGCACATCAGCTTGATTGTTGATGTCTTGAAGGGGGAGAATTGCGATGTCTTGGAATTCATTTGCTCGGTGTGGTCTGATAGCTTGGAGATTCAGAAGGTTTTCATGCTTAAACGTGATCAGATGGTGGCAAAGCCTTACATCCGACCCAATTTTAAGTAA